The following proteins are encoded in a genomic region of Candidatus Methylospira mobilis:
- a CDS encoding cytochrome-c peroxidase: protein MKKKALWGGALMLTSVIGIAQAAEWQALPLKAPEPAGNPSTPAKVELGKILYHDPRLSSTGTISCASCHNTMYGGEDNRGGSVGVHGKVGGRSSPTVWNSAFNSVQFWDGRAASLEAQAKGPVTNPIEMGMKSWDDVVARLKQIPGYTQAFATAFGGAADAALTADNAANAIAAYERTLITPNSAYDKFATGDKTALTEQQQRGLQTFAEVGCTTCHSGPVFNGPQLPEGTGFFMKFPTYENGALEAQYNFSADQGRYEATKNDADRHMYKVPTLRNIALTAPYFHNGKISTLQDAVAVMAKAQLDKTLTPEQINDIVAFLNGLTGEFPKQEMPRLPAYPNKTFSYD from the coding sequence ATGAAAAAGAAAGCTTTATGGGGCGGAGCGCTGATGTTGACAAGCGTCATCGGTATTGCCCAGGCCGCCGAATGGCAGGCTTTACCGCTTAAAGCGCCGGAACCGGCCGGCAATCCGTCGACGCCGGCCAAGGTGGAGCTGGGTAAAATACTCTATCATGACCCGCGTTTGTCATCCACGGGTACGATCTCCTGCGCTTCCTGTCACAATACCATGTATGGCGGTGAAGACAATCGGGGCGGTTCTGTCGGCGTTCATGGAAAAGTCGGCGGGCGGAGTTCACCTACCGTATGGAACTCGGCATTCAATTCCGTGCAGTTCTGGGACGGCCGTGCGGCCAGTCTGGAGGCGCAAGCCAAGGGCCCGGTGACCAACCCGATCGAAATGGGCATGAAAAGCTGGGATGATGTGGTAGCGCGTCTGAAACAGATACCCGGATATACGCAGGCTTTCGCAACCGCTTTCGGGGGGGCTGCGGATGCAGCGCTTACCGCGGATAATGCGGCAAATGCGATAGCGGCTTACGAACGTACCCTGATTACGCCGAACAGCGCTTACGACAAGTTCGCGACAGGGGACAAGACGGCATTAACCGAGCAGCAGCAACGCGGATTGCAGACCTTTGCCGAGGTCGGGTGCACGACCTGCCACAGCGGCCCGGTATTCAACGGACCGCAGCTGCCGGAAGGAACCGGTTTTTTCATGAAATTCCCGACCTACGAGAACGGCGCGCTGGAAGCCCAATATAACTTCTCCGCCGACCAGGGGCGTTATGAAGCCACTAAGAACGACGCGGACCGGCATATGTACAAAGTGCCGACTTTACGCAATATCGCGCTGACCGCGCCTTACTTCCATAACGGGAAAATCAGCACGCTGCAGGACGCCGTTGCGGTGATGGCGAAAGCGCAACTGGACAAAACGTTGACGCCCGAACAGATAAACGATATCGTTGCCTTCCTGAACGGCCTGACCGGCGAATTCCCGAAACAGGAAATGCCGCGTTTGCCGGCTTATCCGAACAAAACGTTTAGTTACGACTGA
- a CDS encoding amino acid permease, producing MRILRTKRSTPDDFQESGLRRCLDASDLTLLGVGAIIGTGIFVLTGIAAATQSGPAVIISFVIAGLVCALAALSYAELASSVGGCGSAYGYSYAAFGELIAWIIGWDLILEYGISVAAVANGWSGYLNNALVAVGLPLPDSLTHAPQAGGIINLPASAIILLLMGMLILGAKESARLNTVMVTIKIITIAVFIGIASFHVQPGNWSPFMPFGWFGHDETGKPVGILAGASIVFFAYVGFDAVSTAAEEAKNPRKDIPVGIIGSLCFCTLVYILVAGLLTGIVHYNELNVSSPVAHALGLIGFKWASALVSTGVIAGLTTVMLVLYYGLTRIIFAMARDGLLSANFAGVNARTQTPVKIIVTCGLFIAAIAGLVPLGELAEMVNIGTLFAFMLVSAGVIALRYRVPEMMRPFKTPASPLLPLAGVFSCGALMAFLPSLTWYRFIVWLGLGLIIYFSYSIRNSKLDKS from the coding sequence ATGCGGATACTACGAACCAAACGTTCGACACCTGACGACTTCCAGGAAAGCGGACTGCGCCGCTGTCTCGATGCTTCCGACCTGACGCTGCTGGGTGTAGGCGCGATCATAGGCACCGGCATATTTGTACTGACCGGCATTGCCGCGGCCACCCAGTCTGGTCCTGCCGTCATCATTTCCTTTGTCATTGCCGGTCTGGTCTGCGCCCTCGCAGCGCTGTCCTATGCCGAACTCGCCTCAAGCGTAGGGGGTTGCGGCAGCGCTTACGGGTACAGCTATGCGGCTTTCGGCGAACTGATCGCCTGGATAATCGGTTGGGATTTGATACTCGAATACGGCATCTCGGTTGCCGCCGTCGCCAATGGCTGGTCCGGTTATCTGAACAACGCCCTGGTTGCGGTGGGGCTGCCTCTTCCCGATTCGCTCACTCATGCGCCGCAAGCCGGAGGCATTATCAATCTGCCGGCATCGGCCATCATCCTGTTGTTGATGGGCATGCTGATACTCGGCGCCAAGGAAAGCGCGCGGCTGAATACCGTCATGGTAACCATCAAGATCATCACCATTGCGGTTTTTATCGGCATTGCCTCTTTTCACGTCCAGCCCGGCAACTGGAGCCCTTTCATGCCGTTCGGCTGGTTCGGCCATGATGAAACCGGGAAGCCTGTCGGCATACTGGCCGGCGCATCCATCGTGTTTTTTGCCTATGTCGGATTCGATGCGGTATCCACTGCTGCGGAAGAAGCTAAAAATCCAAGGAAAGATATACCTGTCGGCATCATCGGCTCTCTGTGCTTTTGCACATTGGTGTATATACTGGTGGCCGGGCTGCTCACAGGCATCGTTCACTATAATGAACTGAACGTTTCGTCTCCGGTCGCGCATGCGCTCGGCCTGATCGGCTTCAAGTGGGCATCGGCGCTGGTATCCACCGGCGTCATAGCCGGCCTGACCACGGTCATGCTGGTGCTGTACTACGGATTGACCAGGATCATATTCGCGATGGCGCGCGACGGTCTGCTTTCGGCGAATTTCGCCGGCGTCAACGCCAGGACGCAAACACCGGTAAAAATAATTGTAACCTGCGGTTTATTCATCGCCGCGATTGCCGGACTCGTCCCGCTTGGAGAGCTGGCGGAAATGGTCAACATCGGCACTCTGTTTGCGTTCATGCTGGTTAGCGCAGGGGTTATCGCCTTGAGGTACCGGGTACCGGAAATGATGCGCCCCTTCAAAACGCCTGCATCGCCCCTGCTGCCGCTGGCGGGCGTTTTTTCATGCGGCGCGCTGATGGCTTTTCTGCCCAGTCTCACCTGGTATCGTTTCATCGTCTGGCTGGGGTTGGGGCTGATAATCTATTTCAGCTATTCCATACGCAACAGCAAACTGGATAAATCTTGA
- a CDS encoding phosphopantetheine-binding protein: protein MDKQPDSSSAQSDLEREVAALMVSALNLEASSDDIAPEAPLYGAGLGLDSIDVLEIALEISKRYGFQLRADNEDNVSIFSSLRSLSAHIEKNRTQ from the coding sequence ATGGACAAACAACCTGACAGCTCATCCGCGCAAAGCGACCTCGAGCGCGAAGTTGCCGCACTTATGGTAAGCGCATTAAACCTTGAAGCATCGTCCGACGACATCGCCCCGGAAGCCCCGCTTTACGGCGCCGGTCTGGGGCTGGACTCAATAGACGTGCTTGAAATAGCCCTTGAGATTTCCAAGCGCTACGGCTTTCAATTACGGGCGGACAACGAAGACAACGTCAGTATTTTCAGTTCATTACGCAGTCTTAGCGCTCATATCGAGAAAAATCGAACCCAGTAA
- a CDS encoding COG4648 family protein codes for MRSASSGAGSLSTISLFLGAIAYPWLVHQTLTGPLTLRPLYGYASVISMTLPAVLLGWRSRYRLPILCGGFTLGFFFYGHQAWLIKHIDWFYLLEYSAFNSILCLGFGRTLTAGQTPMVTQFATRIRGAVTPDIAVYTRAVTLAWTVFFGILVLVSLMLFLLGSHYNWSLFATTLTPALVCLMFAIEYLIRLRQLPRIKHDGIISMLQTLLSRT; via the coding sequence ATGCGCTCAGCATCTTCCGGCGCCGGCTCACTATCCACGATCAGCTTGTTCCTGGGTGCAATAGCTTATCCCTGGCTGGTGCACCAGACATTGACCGGACCTTTAACGCTACGTCCGCTTTATGGCTATGCTTCTGTCATATCAATGACCCTGCCGGCCGTCTTACTCGGCTGGCGAAGCCGTTACCGTCTGCCTATTCTTTGCGGCGGTTTTACTCTCGGCTTTTTTTTCTACGGCCATCAGGCATGGCTCATCAAGCATATCGACTGGTTTTATCTGCTTGAATACAGCGCCTTCAACAGCATTTTATGCCTTGGATTCGGCCGCACATTGACGGCAGGACAGACACCGATGGTTACGCAGTTCGCCACACGAATACGCGGCGCCGTTACACCCGACATAGCTGTTTATACGCGCGCTGTAACTTTGGCCTGGACGGTTTTTTTCGGGATACTGGTACTGGTTTCGTTGATGCTGTTTCTGTTGGGCTCACACTACAACTGGTCGTTATTTGCAACGACCTTAACCCCGGCACTGGTATGCCTGATGTTTGCTATCGAATACCTGATCCGTTTGCGTCAGCTGCCGCGGATAAAGCATGATGGAATCATATCGATGCTACAAACGTTACTTTCACGCACCTGA
- a CDS encoding AMP-binding protein, producing the protein MASHSVFCHPGLDSIVAWRNGQAVTLQRCLNDARQVAAMLAPGRHMLNLCTNRYHFMVGFVAALLQNKISILQPTCTAETSRRLLNYAPDLFCLTDRTDKTPDLPIVDFPSLNASGMQTEEIPAVESQRHVATIFTSGSAGTPVPHHKNWGSLVRNIRAEALRLALKEQTVIVSTVPPQHMYGFESTVLLAMLGGFALCAEQAFYPADIRTAIERLPCPRLLVSTPFHLRTLMKSGVSIPEIEQVISATAPLSIDLARTIENLSTAPLIEIYGCTETGQLASRRPTLSELWTTFSGVSLHQHNGLVYAEGGHLDAVTALDDHLQLLDTTHFMLLGRSGDTLNIAGKRTSLAYLNQQLNSLPGVEDGVFLIPESERCDSITRPAALIVAPTLDKTTVLNQLRERIDPIFLPRPLLLVDSLPRNETGKLPAQALVALQLRLREAGRQELTATVMKQCESVDTHPAIADHHPAYNGHFPNNPVFPGALLLDHIILAIESTLEPNFRVTQISAAKFISPLRPGEHITLHHERKDALINFSLSVNDRIIAKGQVHIEQWQADIPFLHHEQPPS; encoded by the coding sequence ATGGCAAGTCATTCCGTTTTCTGTCATCCCGGCCTTGATTCCATCGTCGCCTGGCGAAATGGGCAAGCCGTTACGCTCCAGCGGTGTCTGAACGACGCAAGACAGGTTGCAGCCATGCTGGCTCCTGGCAGGCATATGCTGAATTTGTGTACGAATCGTTACCATTTCATGGTCGGATTCGTTGCCGCGTTGCTTCAAAACAAAATCTCCATCCTGCAGCCAACCTGCACCGCCGAAACCTCGCGCCGGCTGCTGAATTACGCCCCCGATCTTTTTTGCCTGACGGACAGGACGGATAAAACCCCCGATCTGCCCATCGTCGACTTTCCCTCACTCAATGCGAGCGGCATGCAAACAGAAGAAATCCCCGCAGTCGAATCCCAGCGCCATGTAGCCACGATATTCACCTCCGGCAGCGCCGGCACACCGGTTCCTCACCACAAAAACTGGGGATCGCTGGTGCGCAATATACGCGCGGAAGCCTTAAGGCTGGCTTTGAAAGAACAGACTGTCATCGTAAGCACCGTGCCGCCTCAGCACATGTACGGATTTGAATCGACCGTGTTGCTGGCAATGCTGGGCGGTTTTGCCCTCTGCGCCGAACAGGCTTTTTATCCCGCCGATATCCGCACAGCCATTGAGCGCTTACCATGCCCGCGGCTATTGGTTTCGACACCGTTCCATTTGCGTACACTGATGAAGTCGGGCGTATCGATACCTGAGATCGAGCAAGTGATTTCGGCAACAGCGCCTCTTTCGATCGATCTCGCGCGGACTATCGAAAACTTAAGCACGGCGCCGTTGATAGAAATATACGGATGCACGGAAACAGGGCAGCTGGCTAGCCGGCGTCCAACTCTATCCGAGTTATGGACCACGTTTTCAGGAGTCAGCTTACATCAGCATAACGGCTTAGTTTACGCCGAAGGCGGGCATCTCGACGCCGTAACGGCGCTGGACGACCACTTACAACTCCTAGATACGACGCATTTCATGTTGCTGGGCAGGTCTGGCGATACGCTCAATATCGCCGGCAAGCGCACCTCGCTAGCCTATCTTAATCAACAACTCAACTCTCTGCCCGGAGTGGAGGACGGCGTTTTCCTGATCCCCGAAAGCGAACGCTGCGATAGCATCACCCGTCCCGCTGCCCTGATCGTCGCCCCCACGCTGGATAAAACGACAGTGTTGAACCAACTCAGAGAACGCATCGACCCCATTTTCCTTCCTCGTCCGCTGCTGCTGGTCGATTCCCTGCCACGTAACGAAACCGGCAAACTACCGGCGCAAGCGCTGGTCGCGCTGCAGCTACGGCTTCGGGAAGCGGGTCGGCAGGAACTCACGGCAACTGTCATGAAACAATGCGAATCAGTCGATACCCATCCGGCAATTGCTGACCATCATCCGGCATATAACGGACATTTCCCCAATAACCCGGTGTTTCCGGGCGCGCTGCTGCTGGACCACATCATCCTGGCTATCGAGTCGACACTCGAACCGAATTTCCGGGTCACGCAAATCAGCGCAGCAAAATTCATCAGCCCGCTACGACCCGGCGAGCACATTACCTTACACCATGAGAGAAAGGATGCGCTGATTAACTTTAGCCTCAGCGTAAACGATCGCATTATCGCCAAAGGCCAAGTACATATTGAACAGTGGCAGGCCGACATTCCCTTTCTCCACCACGAACAACCGCCGTCATGA
- a CDS encoding LpxL/LpxP family acyltransferase has translation MKTARKASHARAAWREQRERSNLCIMKFMRWISLTCGRSASRILLRGIALYFLLFSPTARTASRNYLERALGRTIGWKQLYRHFFCFASTIHDRIYLTANRMEQFDIALDDHINLPEYTCRRGAILMGAHMGSFEALYALGRTRPDLKVSLVMYEENARKLNQILATINPALRHDIISLGQIDTMIRIRDRLKNGYLVGILADRTLREEPSRNICFLGSIAHFPYGPFRLAALLRCPVIFMAGLYRGGNRYSLHFDALADFSETSHEDKEQYLIAAMDNYVRFLEKYCRLAPYNWFNFHDFWKEPMD, from the coding sequence ATGAAAACAGCGCGCAAAGCATCCCATGCTCGTGCCGCATGGAGAGAACAACGAGAACGCAGCAATCTCTGCATCATGAAATTCATGCGCTGGATATCGCTGACCTGCGGACGCAGCGCCAGCCGCATACTGCTAAGAGGCATAGCGCTCTATTTCCTGCTGTTTTCGCCCACGGCAAGAACAGCCTCCCGCAACTACCTTGAGCGCGCGCTCGGTCGCACTATCGGCTGGAAACAGCTCTACCGGCACTTTTTCTGTTTTGCCAGCACCATACATGATCGCATATACCTGACCGCCAACCGCATGGAACAATTCGACATCGCCCTGGACGATCATATAAATTTGCCGGAATATACATGCAGGCGCGGCGCAATCCTGATGGGAGCGCACATGGGAAGCTTCGAAGCGCTTTACGCACTCGGACGCACCCGCCCCGATCTCAAGGTAAGTCTGGTGATGTATGAAGAAAATGCGCGTAAATTGAACCAGATACTGGCCACGATCAATCCTGCCTTGCGGCACGACATTATTTCGCTCGGCCAGATTGACACCATGATCAGGATACGAGACCGGCTGAAAAACGGTTATCTGGTCGGAATCCTGGCCGACAGAACCTTGCGCGAAGAGCCGAGCAGGAACATTTGCTTTTTGGGATCTATAGCCCATTTTCCCTACGGGCCGTTCCGGCTCGCCGCCCTGCTGCGTTGCCCGGTGATTTTCATGGCCGGTCTTTATCGAGGAGGCAACCGTTACAGCCTCCACTTTGACGCGCTGGCGGACTTCTCGGAAACGAGTCATGAAGACAAAGAACAGTACCTGATCGCTGCGATGGATAATTATGTGCGTTTTCTGGAAAAATATTGTCGGCTCGCGCCCTATAACTGGTTCAACTTCCATGATTTCTGGAAAGAACCTATGGATTAA
- a CDS encoding polysaccharide deacetylase family protein, producing MRASFAVHGLALFTVIVLPKLWVWAISATLINHLALTIFGLWPTCRYLGPNLTCLPEAARRRNEVALTFDDGPDPEVTPLVLEILDRYQAKATFFVVGARAMRFPGLCREIARRGHTLANHTQHHKNTFACLGWSGQMQQIVMAQQTIKRITGQEPRFFRAPMGMRNPILDPVLSCLGLPLITWNRRGYDTRCADCKTLLARLTSKLGAGDIVLLHDGNSAIGVNGQPVILELLPKLLNIIAAMRLNPVALKDALCVPQPIDSIKPPGCRK from the coding sequence TTGCGCGCGTCCTTCGCGGTGCATGGACTGGCATTATTCACAGTAATCGTCCTACCCAAGCTCTGGGTATGGGCTATCTCGGCCACGCTCATAAATCATCTGGCCCTGACAATTTTCGGCCTCTGGCCCACATGCCGCTACCTGGGTCCCAATCTTACCTGCCTACCCGAAGCGGCGCGCCGGCGCAACGAAGTAGCGCTGACCTTTGATGACGGCCCCGATCCGGAGGTTACGCCTCTGGTTCTTGAAATTCTCGACCGCTATCAGGCGAAAGCGACTTTTTTCGTGGTCGGCGCGCGCGCCATGCGATTCCCCGGATTATGCCGCGAAATCGCACGGCGCGGCCATACCCTTGCCAATCATACCCAACACCACAAAAACACCTTTGCCTGCCTGGGCTGGAGTGGGCAGATGCAGCAAATCGTTATGGCGCAACAAACCATTAAACGCATAACCGGCCAGGAACCAAGGTTTTTTCGCGCGCCGATGGGCATGCGCAACCCGATTCTGGACCCTGTGCTTTCGTGCCTCGGGTTGCCACTGATTACCTGGAACCGAAGAGGCTACGATACGCGCTGCGCGGACTGCAAAACACTCCTGGCACGACTGACAAGCAAACTGGGCGCCGGAGATATTGTACTGCTGCACGATGGCAATAGCGCAATCGGCGTCAATGGACAGCCTGTCATCCTGGAGCTTTTGCCCAAACTGCTGAATATCATTGCGGCCATGCGATTAAATCCTGTTGCCTTGAAGGATGCGCTATGCGTACCTCAACCAATCGACTCGATCAAGCCACCCGGATGCAGAAAATAG
- a CDS encoding cupin-like domain-containing protein — translation MIELGATARVTKVSKENFILHYKTPQIPVVIEQLSEAWPAREKWDLDYICAVIGENRVPLYGGGDRARGRRHQHAALTEMKLQDFVASLRSGENKLRIFFYNILSYAPKLADDFSYPDIGLKLFTKLPVLFFGGKGAKVQMHFDIDLANILLCHFGGKKRVYLFPPEQAKYLYHVPFSFSSLFDIDVEVPDYEKYPALKYLKGTVAELEHGDVLFIPSGYWHYIVYEDIGFSMALRAFPRRPREILQLANNILVIRTIDGLMRKIVGQPWNERNERKALSNTHKNLD, via the coding sequence ATGATTGAACTGGGAGCGACAGCACGCGTAACAAAGGTTTCCAAAGAAAATTTCATTCTTCATTATAAAACGCCTCAAATACCGGTCGTTATCGAGCAGCTCAGCGAGGCATGGCCTGCCCGGGAAAAATGGGATCTGGATTATATTTGCGCTGTGATAGGTGAAAACAGGGTCCCACTCTACGGTGGCGGCGACCGTGCGCGTGGCAGGCGGCATCAACATGCCGCGCTTACCGAAATGAAATTGCAGGACTTTGTCGCGTCGTTACGGAGCGGCGAAAACAAGCTGCGCATTTTTTTCTACAATATTTTGTCTTATGCTCCAAAACTGGCCGATGATTTCAGTTATCCCGATATAGGGCTGAAATTGTTTACCAAGCTGCCGGTGCTGTTCTTCGGAGGTAAAGGTGCGAAAGTGCAGATGCACTTCGATATCGACCTGGCGAATATTCTATTGTGCCATTTCGGCGGGAAGAAGCGGGTGTATCTATTCCCGCCCGAACAGGCAAAATACCTCTATCATGTGCCGTTTTCGTTCAGCAGTTTATTCGATATTGATGTCGAGGTCCCGGACTATGAAAAATACCCTGCGTTGAAGTATTTGAAGGGAACGGTCGCGGAGCTGGAGCATGGCGATGTTTTGTTCATTCCGTCAGGTTACTGGCATTATATCGTATATGAGGATATCGGCTTCTCCATGGCCTTGCGCGCCTTTCCCAGGCGGCCCAGGGAGATTTTACAGCTCGCAAACAACATACTGGTAATCCGTACTATCGATGGCTTGATGCGAAAAATCGTCGGCCAGCCATGGAACGAAAGAAATGAGCGGAAGGCATTATCAAATACGCATAAAAATCTGGACTGA
- a CDS encoding HMA2 domain-containing protein — MTLALAQAYLIHQIPGRVRLRIASRKNQSDYFAGLSAAFQSCPGVELCRFKVETGSLLIQYAPDITSWDEICEYAEDHDLFVCSDVGPEALAEELKKAARPLPSVAQLAGEGLMFVDDTLSAVTKGLVDLKSIYLLTHLGFGVREYTRGHIMSPAFTLLWRALELAKKK; from the coding sequence ATGACTCTGGCACTCGCGCAGGCTTATTTGATTCATCAGATACCTGGGCGCGTTAGGCTGAGGATTGCTTCCAGGAAAAATCAGAGCGATTATTTTGCCGGCCTGTCAGCCGCATTTCAGTCATGCCCAGGGGTTGAACTCTGCCGGTTCAAGGTGGAGACCGGTAGTTTGCTGATACAATACGCTCCGGATATCACTTCATGGGATGAAATCTGTGAATATGCAGAGGATCACGATCTTTTCGTATGCAGTGACGTCGGCCCGGAAGCGCTTGCGGAAGAACTGAAAAAAGCCGCCCGCCCTTTACCCAGCGTTGCTCAACTTGCCGGGGAAGGTCTGATGTTCGTTGACGATACGCTGAGTGCAGTAACCAAGGGACTGGTGGATTTGAAGTCCATCTATCTACTGACCCATTTGGGCTTTGGCGTTCGAGAATACACCCGTGGTCATATCATGTCGCCCGCCTTTACGTTGCTATGGCGCGCGCTGGAACTGGCGAAGAAAAAATAA
- a CDS encoding DUF5132 domain-containing protein: MPINLPPEIQNLLRNPLHRNIIIGVGIAALLPAVVPTLVRTGRPLIRSAVKSGVLLLEASREAVAEAGETFEDIVAEVKAELSSRHDAAASAAAAAVNEAETGTEA; this comes from the coding sequence ATGCCTATAAATTTACCACCTGAGATTCAAAACCTGCTCAGAAACCCCTTGCACCGGAATATTATCATCGGAGTCGGAATCGCGGCTTTGTTGCCTGCGGTAGTGCCGACGCTGGTGCGAACGGGGCGGCCTTTGATTCGTTCGGCGGTAAAATCGGGTGTGCTGTTGCTTGAAGCAAGCCGTGAGGCTGTTGCCGAGGCCGGTGAAACGTTTGAGGACATAGTCGCCGAAGTGAAGGCGGAACTGTCCAGCCGCCATGATGCCGCTGCCTCCGCCGCTGCAGCAGCAGTCAACGAGGCCGAAACAGGTACCGAAGCATGA
- the phoU gene encoding phosphate signaling complex protein PhoU gives MTNQDQSQAPVFSGKEVHFPADQKRRKEDDQSQSHTVVHFDQELFLLRNSVMAMGGRVLDQLLQALEALENHDTAQARVVLEKDLVIDKLEIDTNAYIFSLLARRAPVAKDLRVILASSKIINNLERIGDETLKLARFTLELAAVGHQDNTALEGVFLMGEMAIAMLRKALNVFDSQDRGLAIRVAEDDLELDSEFRKTLHSLIDSASRNPSGIGDTIGIALLIKALERIGDHAHNIAEYVVFQIEGGNIA, from the coding sequence ATGACTAATCAGGATCAATCACAAGCGCCTGTTTTCTCAGGTAAAGAAGTGCATTTTCCTGCCGATCAAAAAAGACGGAAGGAGGATGATCAGTCGCAGTCGCATACGGTAGTTCATTTCGATCAAGAGCTTTTCCTGTTGCGCAATAGTGTCATGGCGATGGGCGGGCGCGTGCTTGATCAGCTGCTTCAGGCCCTGGAGGCACTGGAAAACCACGATACGGCTCAAGCGCGGGTGGTATTGGAGAAGGATCTGGTAATAGATAAGCTTGAAATCGACACCAACGCGTATATTTTCTCATTGCTGGCCCGACGCGCTCCGGTCGCCAAAGATTTGCGTGTAATTTTGGCATCATCCAAGATTATCAATAATCTGGAGCGTATTGGCGATGAAACTCTGAAACTGGCGCGATTCACGCTTGAGCTGGCGGCTGTGGGACACCAGGACAATACCGCGCTGGAAGGTGTATTTCTTATGGGAGAAATGGCGATTGCGATGCTGCGAAAAGCATTAAATGTATTCGATTCGCAGGATCGCGGTTTGGCTATCCGCGTGGCGGAAGACGATCTGGAATTGGATAGCGAATTTCGCAAGACCTTGCATAGCCTGATTGATTCAGCCTCACGTAATCCAAGCGGGATTGGCGATACAATCGGAATTGCGCTTTTAATCAAAGCTTTGGAGCGTATCGGCGACCATGCGCACAATATTGCCGAATATGTGGTTTTTCAGATCGAGGGTGGTAATATCGCATAA
- the metK gene encoding methionine adenosyltransferase — MTTKKTYLFSSEAVTQGHPDRLCDTISDALVDEFLKQDPYSRIVAESAISKGVIFVAARYASLGNVDIPEVARSVISGAGYTPEEYDVADSTVVTSLITMSPDQRCQVDEAELKDGELDKLTARNQITLFGYACNHTPELMPLPISLANHLAAELVLARQDGRMPYLSPDCTVQAGVIFDKGQPVGISNITLIAGLQRPKGADEHTLIQDFKNRVVQNVFASAAVVPDAKTEYFVNPAGVFPKSGPSSHSGMTGRKTDSNTYGCFARHSGSALSGKDPSRIDRVGAYAARYAAKNVVAAGLADACEIQLSYSLGHAAPVSIQVQTFGSSKVAETVIQKKVETIFDFRLGAIVRDFGLRHLPLRYKQGFYRKLAAHGHFGDSFLKLPWEKIDRTDDLIK; from the coding sequence GTGACCACGAAAAAAACTTATTTGTTTTCATCTGAAGCAGTAACCCAGGGCCATCCCGATCGCTTGTGCGATACGATCAGCGATGCGCTGGTCGATGAATTTCTAAAGCAGGATCCTTATTCGCGTATCGTTGCCGAGAGCGCCATTTCCAAAGGCGTAATCTTTGTCGCGGCGCGTTATGCTTCTCTGGGAAATGTCGATATTCCTGAAGTGGCGCGTTCCGTTATTAGCGGGGCGGGCTACACGCCGGAGGAATACGACGTGGCGGATTCGACCGTGGTGACCAGCCTGATCACGATGTCGCCCGATCAGCGTTGTCAGGTGGACGAAGCTGAGCTGAAGGATGGCGAGCTGGATAAGCTGACGGCACGTAATCAGATCACGCTGTTCGGGTATGCCTGCAACCATACCCCGGAATTGATGCCGTTGCCGATATCGCTTGCCAATCACCTGGCTGCGGAACTGGTGCTTGCTCGTCAGGACGGACGCATGCCCTATCTCTCTCCTGACTGTACGGTGCAGGCGGGTGTAATCTTTGACAAGGGACAGCCGGTAGGTATTTCCAATATTACGCTGATAGCCGGATTGCAGCGCCCCAAGGGCGCGGATGAGCATACGCTGATCCAGGACTTTAAAAATCGCGTAGTGCAGAACGTTTTCGCATCAGCGGCCGTGGTGCCGGATGCGAAGACCGAGTATTTTGTCAATCCGGCCGGCGTATTTCCGAAAAGCGGCCCTTCCTCACATTCGGGCATGACTGGACGTAAAACCGATAGCAACACCTACGGCTGTTTCGCGCGCCATAGTGGTTCAGCCTTGAGCGGCAAGGATCCTTCCCGTATCGATCGCGTAGGCGCTTATGCCGCGCGCTATGCGGCCAAGAACGTGGTTGCCGCCGGATTGGCGGACGCCTGCGAAATTCAGCTCAGTTACTCGCTCGGTCATGCCGCGCCGGTCAGTATTCAGGTGCAGACTTTTGGAAGCAGCAAGGTGGCTGAAACGGTTATCCAGAAAAAGGTCGAAACTATTTTCGATTTCAGACTGGGTGCGATTGTCCGTGATTTCGGTTTGAGGCATTTGCCGTTGCGTTACAAGCAGGGTTTTTATCGCAAACTGGCTGCCCATGGTCATTTCGGCGACTCATTCCTGAAACTGCCTTGGGAAAAAATCGACAGAACGGACGATTTAATAAAATAG